The Fusarium verticillioides 7600 chromosome 8, whole genome shotgun sequence genomic interval GTAATCATCATGCTAGTCCTGCTCCTCCGCAATCAACTCCTCGACACCGCTGGACCGTCGCTTTGGTTGCAATTTGATCTGTCCTCCTTCGCGGCCGAGGAAGTCATCTGATCTAATGCCACGGAATTGCCTGGGATCCACGGACGACATCGCGTGCCCACTCTCACGATGCTGCCGCATGTATTCTCGTACGGGTACCATTGCTGCATCTCGGCAGGCCTCCTTGATGTCACTACCAGAGAGCCCAGCAGTAATCCTTGCAACGTAATCAAGATTGAAGTGCTCAGGATCCGTCTTGGTATCTTGCAAGATGAGCTGTAAAATTCGACGTCGCTGCTCTGTTCCTGGTAGCGTGACAGGGAATTTCTTTGGCATACGGCGAAGTATGGCCTCGTCAATATCATTGATACGGTTGGTCGCACCAAGAACCATGATTCGAGCAGGCATCCCTGAAGAATTCGAGGATGTCAAGCCATCCCATAGAGTCATGAACCTATATTTTGTCAGTGCCAATTACTTAAACATGATTGTTGTAGAATTACTCGGCCTTGACCATGCCGCTGGCCTCATGCTCGCCACTTCTACGAGTACCGAGGACAGCGTCGATTTCGTCGATAAAAATGATAGCAGGCTGCATCTTTCGGGCTAAGGAGAAAACAGCGCGGACAATCTTGTTCGAGTCTCCATACCATTTCTCTGTTAAAGTCGAGATATGTAAGTTGA includes:
- a CDS encoding adenosinetriphosphatase is translated as MPSESAPWLRWILGMGERRKLGDVAMDILLFAGMMTAGLYVARNFLNPILSNIADPDKEKHEQARRQAKAHLERLNRHKKDGLDYGDDSDSRTGPRPEDLVLNEYENLVALEMVPPEDISVGFDDIGGLDTIIEELKESIIYPLTMPHLYSHAAPLLSAPSGVLLYGPPGCGKTMLAKAVAHESGASFINLHISTLTEKWYGDSNKIVRAVFSLARKMQPAIIFIDEIDAVLGTRRSGEHEASGMVKAEFMTLWDGLTSSNSSGMPARIMVLGATNRINDIDEAILRRMPKKFPVTLPGTEQRRRILQLILQDTKTDPEHFNLDYVARITAGLSGSDIKEACRDAAMVPVREYMRQHRESGHAMSSVDPRQFRGIRSDDFLGREGGQIKLQPKRRSSGVEELIAEEQD